The genomic region AACCTGCGGCTTGCCGCCGTCCCAGCGTGCGAGTTCCTTGCGCGCATGCGCCGCGGTCAGCGCCAGCATGTCGGCGGTGTAAAGGTCGAGGTCATCGTTGCTTGCCCCGCCGAAGAGGATCTCGGGCGCCAGCGCCTCGGCACCGATCTTGCTTGCAGCCGCCTTTGCCGCGTCGATATGCCTGTCCCGCTTTGGATTGTATTTCACGCCCATGAACTCTCTCCCCATTCGTGATAGACGAGCCTATCAGAACCATGGCCAATGGCGACCGTTTTATGCTCGATTTCGGCAAAATCGAGCCAAAGTTTGGAGAAATTCACGCGATTTCGACCTAAATCCATTTAAATCGAAGGCGATTTTGCAAAAATTGCTCGAAAAACCTTAGAAACGAACGAAAACGCCGAAGTCCTGTTTCGCCCCCGTCTGTAGCCCCCTGTTGACAGGCCTGTAACAGTCGGGCGATCACACTTTGATTCGAAGAAATGGAACTGCCCGATGCCCGAAATGCCTGCACCCGGCGCCGTCATCGTCATTTCAAGCCATGTGGTTCGCGGCACCGTTGGCAATCGGGCCGCGGTCTTCGCGTTGGAGACGCTCGGGCATCGCGTCTGGGCCGTGCCGACGGTGATCCTGCCGTGGCATCCGGGTCACGGCCGCTCGACACGGGTGGCGATCGCCGACACGGACTTCCAGTCGATCATCGATGATCTCATCGATGCACGCTGGATCGGTGAAGTCAGCGCCGTTCTATCGGGCTATCTCTGCTCGCCGGGCCAGGTCGACGGCGTGGCGCAACTGGTGACGGCGTTGCGCCAGCGCAATCCCGAGCTTCTCTACGCCTGCGATCCCGTCATCGGCGATGACAACAGCCTTTACATTTCGGCCGAGATCGCGGCCGCGGTGCGCGACCGTCTGCTGCCGCTGGCGACACTTGCGACCCCCAACCGGTTCGAGCTCTCCTGGCTCGTCGGGGCGGCACTTGAAACGAATACGGCGATCCTCGACGCGGCACTCGGTCTCGGACCTTCACGGGTGCTGGTGACGTCGGCGATCCCCATGATGACCGGCGGCACGGGCAATCTCTACCTGTCCGGCAGCCATGCGCTGCTGGCCGAGCACCGGTTGGTCGACAATCCGCCGAACGGCACCGGTGATCTGCTCGCCGCCGTATTTCTGGCGCGGCTACTCCAGGGGCTGCCCGAAGAGCGGGCGCTGCAGATGGCGACCGCCAGCGTGTTCGAGATCATTGCGCGCACTGCCCGGCGCGGTGCCGACGAACTGACGCTCGAGCAGGACGCGTCGAGCCT from Sinorhizobium garamanticum harbors:
- the pdxY gene encoding pyridoxal kinase PdxY, with the translated sequence MPEMPAPGAVIVISSHVVRGTVGNRAAVFALETLGHRVWAVPTVILPWHPGHGRSTRVAIADTDFQSIIDDLIDARWIGEVSAVLSGYLCSPGQVDGVAQLVTALRQRNPELLYACDPVIGDDNSLYISAEIAAAVRDRLLPLATLATPNRFELSWLVGAALETNTAILDAALGLGPSRVLVTSAIPMMTGGTGNLYLSGSHALLAEHRLVDNPPNGTGDLLAAVFLARLLQGLPEERALQMATASVFEIIARTARRGADELTLEQDASSLATPMAMVQMRRFLHPSQVRKK